The following proteins come from a genomic window of Polyangiaceae bacterium:
- a CDS encoding DEAD/DEAH box helicase yields the protein MADALARFHEPVRAWFSESLGAPTRVQREGWRPIVEGKSALLLAPTGSGKTLAAFLAALDRLSFSEEPKKKERLRVLYVSPLKALVTDVERNLKSPITGIARAAERLGMPFRTPTVAMRTGDTPAKERAAFLRAPADILVTTPESFYLLLTSQARERLATVDTVIVDEIHSLVATKRGAHLFLSLERLQALCPRPLQRIGLSATQRPLNEVARLLGGGELSGSDWRQRPVEIVDAGSKKQLTLSVEVPVEDMSAAAAESPERSLWPSIHPRLVELIRAHQSTMIFVNSRRLAERLAGAINELAGDELALAHHGSLAREQRVVVEDRLKRGTLPAIVATSSLELGIDMGAVDLVIQIESPPSVASGMQRIGRAGHSVGAPSEGVILPKHKGDLLACAAATKRMVAGEVEPILYPRNPLDVLAQQIVAMTAMDSVSVDHVFDIVRRAAPFAELPRSSFEGVLDMLSGRYPSDEFAELRPRVTWDRVGGVLSARRGARRLAVVNAGTIPDRGLYGVFLADGGAEKSRRVGELDEEMVFESRPGEIFLLGASSWRIDDITHDRVLVTPAPGEPGKLPFWHGDRPGRAPELGRAIGELARKLSKEDVGAARKRLESEHGFDARAATNLVGYLAEQREASGVVPSDRELVVERFIDEIGDWRVCLLSPYGARVHAPWALAVAARYRRETGTEVESIWSDDGIVLRFPEADDPPDSSLFAPPPEEVNDAVVEALGTSALFAARFRENAGRALLLPRRHPGKRSPLWAQRKRASDLLQVAARYGSFPIMLETYRECLRDVFDVPALVDLLRRVQSRQVRLTTVDSKKPSPFSATLLFGYVANFMYEGDAPLAERRAQALTIDQAQLRELLGEAELRELLDPDVIAEVEREVQRLTGYRVRDADGVHDLLLSLGPLSADEIAERSEGFAQQWLTGLLASRRVLSVTIGGQTQLAAAEDAARLRDAVGVMPPPGLPEAFLEAVADPLGDLVARYARTHGPFRVEDAAARLGVLVALVRTALERLAAEGRVVEGELLPGGRGREWCGREVLRRIKQRSLARLRREVEPVEPAAYARFLMEWQGVTSPAAGADALLAAVEQLSGAPLPASVLEQEIFPARVRGFRPSDLDLLCASGEIVWRGLEPLGVSDGRIALYPADQYRLLAPRAEPAAGELPARLRDAFARRGAVFFHDLVAEVGGFAQDVLDALWQLVWAGEVTNDTLEPLRSLSVPDKRRHRGRPVRTRRVGPPGSEGRWSLLPAVEGPSETERRTALASALLERWGVLPREAVHAEGVSGGFSAVYPVLKAMEEAGRVRRGYFVAGLGATQFARPGADDRLRAVKNQRDARTQLLAATDPANPYGSVLPWPEHTGRPARMAGARVVLWGGALVGFVSKGERAVLSFLPHDEPERAEAASALCRALSDIARERGRRALVLSEIDGAPPAQSPLAEPLRAAGFVPGGSGFIKRTTYRDEEPLRARG from the coding sequence ATGGCCGACGCCCTGGCACGCTTCCACGAGCCCGTGCGCGCGTGGTTTTCCGAGTCCCTCGGAGCGCCGACGCGCGTGCAGCGCGAAGGCTGGCGGCCCATCGTGGAGGGCAAGAGCGCGCTCCTGCTCGCGCCCACGGGTTCCGGCAAGACGCTAGCGGCGTTCCTGGCGGCGCTCGATCGCCTGTCGTTCTCCGAGGAGCCAAAGAAGAAGGAGCGGCTCCGCGTCTTGTACGTCTCGCCGCTGAAGGCGCTGGTCACGGACGTCGAGCGCAACCTGAAGAGCCCCATCACCGGCATCGCGCGGGCGGCGGAGCGCCTCGGCATGCCGTTCCGCACGCCGACGGTGGCGATGCGCACGGGGGACACGCCCGCCAAGGAGCGCGCGGCGTTCCTTCGCGCGCCGGCGGACATCTTGGTGACCACGCCGGAGTCGTTCTACCTCTTGCTCACGTCGCAAGCGCGGGAGCGCTTGGCCACGGTGGACACCGTGATCGTGGACGAGATCCACTCGCTGGTCGCCACCAAGCGGGGCGCGCATCTGTTCCTGTCGCTGGAGCGGCTTCAGGCCCTGTGCCCGCGGCCGCTGCAGCGCATCGGGCTCTCGGCCACGCAACGCCCGCTCAATGAGGTCGCGCGGCTGCTCGGCGGTGGCGAGCTGTCCGGGAGCGATTGGCGGCAGCGTCCGGTGGAGATCGTGGACGCCGGCAGCAAGAAGCAGCTCACGCTCTCGGTCGAGGTGCCGGTGGAGGACATGAGCGCCGCCGCGGCGGAATCGCCGGAGCGCTCCCTTTGGCCGTCCATTCATCCGCGGCTGGTGGAGCTCATCCGCGCCCACCAGAGCACGATGATCTTCGTGAACAGCCGCCGTCTCGCCGAGCGGCTGGCGGGCGCCATCAACGAGCTCGCGGGGGACGAGCTGGCGCTGGCGCACCACGGCTCGCTGGCGCGAGAGCAACGCGTGGTGGTGGAAGACCGCCTCAAGCGCGGCACGCTGCCGGCCATCGTGGCGACGTCGTCCCTCGAGCTCGGCATCGACATGGGCGCGGTGGATCTGGTGATCCAGATAGAGTCGCCGCCCTCCGTCGCTTCGGGCATGCAGCGCATCGGTCGTGCGGGCCACTCCGTGGGCGCGCCTTCGGAAGGCGTGATCCTGCCCAAGCACAAGGGCGATCTGCTGGCCTGCGCCGCCGCAACCAAGCGCATGGTCGCGGGCGAGGTGGAGCCCATTCTGTATCCGAGAAATCCGCTGGACGTGTTGGCGCAGCAGATCGTCGCCATGACCGCGATGGACAGCGTGAGCGTGGATCACGTCTTCGACATCGTGCGCCGCGCGGCGCCTTTCGCGGAGCTGCCGCGGAGCTCCTTCGAAGGCGTGCTCGACATGCTCAGCGGGCGCTACCCCTCGGACGAGTTCGCGGAGCTCCGCCCGCGGGTCACCTGGGATCGCGTCGGGGGCGTGCTTTCGGCTCGCCGCGGCGCGCGCCGTTTGGCGGTGGTGAACGCTGGCACGATCCCGGATCGCGGCCTCTACGGCGTGTTCCTGGCGGATGGCGGCGCCGAGAAGAGCCGCCGCGTGGGCGAGCTCGACGAAGAGATGGTGTTCGAGTCGCGCCCCGGCGAGATCTTCCTGCTGGGCGCGTCCAGCTGGCGCATCGACGACATCACCCACGATCGCGTGCTGGTCACGCCGGCGCCGGGTGAGCCCGGGAAGCTGCCCTTCTGGCACGGGGATCGCCCCGGCCGCGCCCCGGAGCTGGGCCGCGCCATTGGGGAGCTCGCTCGAAAGCTCTCCAAAGAGGATGTCGGTGCGGCGCGGAAACGCCTGGAGAGCGAGCACGGCTTCGATGCCCGCGCTGCGACCAATCTGGTCGGCTATCTCGCGGAGCAACGCGAGGCGAGCGGCGTGGTGCCGAGCGATCGCGAGCTCGTGGTGGAGCGCTTCATCGACGAGATCGGAGACTGGCGCGTGTGCTTGCTGTCGCCCTACGGCGCCCGCGTGCACGCCCCCTGGGCCCTCGCCGTCGCGGCGCGCTACCGGCGGGAGACGGGCACCGAGGTCGAGAGCATCTGGAGCGACGACGGCATCGTGCTGCGCTTTCCCGAAGCGGACGACCCGCCGGACTCCTCGCTGTTCGCGCCGCCGCCGGAAGAGGTGAACGACGCCGTGGTGGAGGCGCTCGGCACCAGCGCGCTGTTCGCCGCGCGCTTTCGCGAGAACGCCGGTCGCGCGCTGCTCTTGCCCCGGCGCCACCCCGGAAAGCGGAGCCCGCTCTGGGCCCAGCGCAAGCGCGCTTCGGATCTGCTGCAGGTAGCGGCGCGCTACGGCTCCTTCCCGATCATGCTCGAGACGTACCGCGAGTGCCTGCGGGACGTGTTCGACGTACCCGCCTTGGTGGATCTCCTGCGTCGCGTGCAGAGCCGGCAGGTGCGGCTCACCACGGTGGACTCCAAGAAGCCCTCGCCGTTCTCGGCGACGCTCTTGTTCGGCTACGTCGCGAACTTCATGTACGAGGGCGACGCGCCGCTGGCGGAGCGCCGCGCGCAAGCGCTGACCATCGACCAGGCGCAGCTCCGGGAGCTGCTCGGCGAAGCGGAGCTCCGGGAGCTCCTCGATCCGGACGTCATCGCGGAGGTCGAGCGCGAGGTGCAGCGCCTCACGGGCTACCGCGTGCGCGACGCCGACGGCGTGCACGATCTACTCCTGAGCCTCGGGCCGCTGAGCGCAGACGAGATCGCCGAGCGCTCGGAAGGCTTTGCGCAGCAGTGGCTCACGGGGCTCCTTGCCTCGCGGCGGGTGCTTTCCGTGACCATCGGCGGACAAACGCAGCTCGCCGCCGCGGAAGACGCCGCGCGGCTGCGCGATGCGGTGGGCGTGATGCCGCCGCCGGGCTTGCCGGAGGCCTTCCTCGAAGCGGTGGCGGATCCGCTGGGCGATCTGGTGGCGCGCTACGCGCGGACCCACGGTCCGTTCCGGGTGGAGGACGCGGCGGCGCGCCTGGGAGTGCTCGTCGCGCTGGTGCGCACGGCGCTCGAGCGCCTGGCTGCGGAGGGCCGGGTGGTGGAAGGGGAGCTCTTGCCCGGGGGCCGCGGCCGCGAGTGGTGCGGTCGCGAGGTGCTGCGGCGCATCAAGCAGCGCTCGCTGGCGCGGCTCCGACGCGAGGTGGAGCCGGTGGAGCCCGCGGCCTACGCCCGCTTCTTGATGGAGTGGCAGGGCGTGACGAGCCCCGCCGCCGGGGCGGACGCGCTCCTCGCCGCCGTGGAGCAGCTGTCCGGCGCGCCGCTTCCGGCGTCGGTATTGGAGCAGGAGATCTTTCCCGCGCGGGTGCGCGGTTTCCGTCCGAGCGATCTGGATCTGCTGTGCGCCAGCGGCGAGATCGTGTGGCGCGGTCTCGAGCCGTTGGGTGTGTCCGACGGACGCATCGCGCTCTACCCCGCGGATCAGTACCGCTTGCTCGCGCCCCGCGCGGAGCCCGCGGCGGGCGAGCTTCCGGCGCGCCTGCGGGATGCCTTCGCGCGGCGCGGTGCGGTGTTCTTTCACGACCTCGTGGCCGAGGTCGGCGGCTTCGCCCAGGACGTGCTGGATGCCCTGTGGCAGCTGGTGTGGGCCGGGGAGGTGACGAACGACACGCTGGAGCCGCTGCGCTCGCTCTCGGTGCCAGACAAGCGCCGTCACCGCGGCCGCCCCGTGCGCACGCGCCGCGTGGGGCCGCCGGGGAGTGAAGGGCGCTGGTCGCTGCTGCCCGCGGTAGAAGGCCCGAGCGAGACGGAGCGCCGCACCGCGCTGGCGTCCGCGCTGCTCGAGCGCTGGGGCGTGCTGCCGCGGGAAGCCGTCCACGCCGAGGGCGTCAGCGGCGGGTTCTCCGCGGTGTACCCGGTGCTGAAGGCGATGGAGGAAGCCGGGCGCGTGCGTCGCGGCTACTTCGTCGCCGGCCTCGGCGCGACCCAGTTCGCCCGCCCCGGCGCCGACGATCGCCTGCGCGCCGTCAAGAATCAGCGCGACGCCCGAACGCAGCTCTTGGCCGCGACGGATCCGGCGAACCCCTACGGCAGCGTGCTCCCGTGGCCGGAGCACACGGGCCGCCCCGCGCGCATGGCCGGCGCGCGCGTGGTGCTGTGGGGCGGCGCCCTCGTCGGCTTCGTCTCCAAGGGCGAGCGCGCCGTGCTCAGCTTCCTGCCGCACGACGAGCCGGAGCGCGCCGAAGCCGCGAGCGCGCTGTGCCGCGCGCTGTCGGACATCGCGCGGGAGCGGGGCCGCCGCGCGCTGGTGCTGAGCGAGATCGACGGCGCGCCGCCCGCCCAGAGCCCCCTTGCGGAGCCGCTCCGCGCTGCCGGCTTCGTCCCCGGCGGTTCCGGCTTCATCAAGCGCACGACATATCGCGACGAGGAACCGCTGCGTGCCCGAGGGTAG
- a CDS encoding thrombospondin type 3 repeat-containing protein, whose translation MESGKFTMRPLALVTLVIATSSSACSGSPEQERSTGVHVQSVYESGPNPYGGYVVDTTASATLPAAAVGALQLPDVSGCTAWAIQRDVIVTAAHCFCPLTDGVSPSATGWEFSLPAGAGSAVDPHGVKVKGKGNVAWKMANTKNCDSDIFSELSSSADDASADMAVVFLERNLNTVELPKVMPVYTLGDFLDRLWNAFQGGPTFPSPPFQVTGWSGQLTNADNFKRRHTGTFGPSNEPLSFAYGCNVFGGNCSPYHVEVDSAGSFGSIPGQGFQLAPGDSGSPLTFNENGVPTAFAVYKGRYASVGTAFGTIFYFSPTFDTPHGGRNGEFLRQFIEDADNDDVNDKVDNCAPSRCKMMLQCYNPNQEDGDGDGIGDSCDNCPGVANADQTDTDKDFTGDACDPCPEVPGTKGPDADGDGIPDFCDKCPHLNKDYPTCHVGACPFAYDGHCIPQTNKCSVQADLDQDGVGDECDACPGFTSSDLVANSNTTAEEREQTDAQGDLCENVPQFIARSVRVSVKEVPSGYPDPSAVPNPRNTILLDSTATIGRVYDPIGYNNGKDHTPVTASVGFRFCDCWDNLKGAFQNKEQCLVAGGACDPDPDAYDVAGSSWRQVTVGSSYPSFSKYAVPKSPSEARGATFQRSGGYTSSLFLNTEVDYANADEQEDTRIGRREMLSWRWAEDLAVNGLGGNVAAHNVPPVPQLEVGGVFWTHTLYTPFINGPLFRDNVTQGRLRDVYTYASSTFFTLEWAKIVYDGGIDCIGGGDCGPVWDDNLLVSVVQPVVDPYQRAGLSSVVPHPALLLPANGKVAAVDFAEPSVDVTAFVSPTVQQMILSGGYDWLSPVERSDRSNQRLQATAFVAIPSVWTQDSKIVEVVRTAEGALSVARSEGSVACPAGSVLSSCAAGVRCVVPCDGVVGDDPARDIEADPSCVLVANPSFTDESEFTCTTNSSGACGAGTVACSSGCFVPCDGSVGCVPNGKFGDELPELCGSPAQTSATAMAQPAFSETAFQASPTSPFVPGDRLGASSLFASTERSVFLVGGERDGNPTGEVWRYDLEQRAWHHELFDSVLPPQDVLATAYSPVQRRLYVLDATRKPVTGFGVDDVFSSGIKGGPHGKGPKFGKHGKHGHPHGHGPSGAEAIRVRLVVHDLSEGTSTLLGSWKRTGAFDRFALGTYDDGTVVLLLSGDKKHTTLAMRATSATPFKWTGIRVLPGRLAARPVLTLRGLVVPLSDKGNGGHLEAVEETAFAPSSSAPQSL comes from the coding sequence ATGGAATCGGGGAAGTTCACGATGCGCCCGCTCGCGCTCGTAACGTTGGTTATCGCCACTAGTAGTTCTGCGTGTTCGGGGTCGCCAGAACAAGAGCGTTCCACCGGAGTTCATGTTCAGTCGGTCTACGAAAGCGGTCCGAATCCATACGGCGGCTACGTTGTCGACACCACTGCCTCCGCCACCCTCCCAGCCGCGGCGGTTGGAGCTCTCCAGCTTCCCGACGTTTCCGGTTGCACGGCGTGGGCGATTCAACGCGACGTGATAGTAACCGCCGCGCACTGCTTTTGTCCCCTCACGGATGGCGTCTCCCCGAGTGCGACAGGCTGGGAATTCTCGCTGCCAGCTGGCGCCGGATCCGCCGTGGATCCTCATGGAGTGAAAGTGAAGGGAAAAGGGAATGTCGCGTGGAAGATGGCCAACACCAAGAACTGCGACTCCGACATCTTCAGCGAGCTGTCCAGCTCGGCGGACGATGCAAGTGCGGACATGGCGGTGGTCTTCCTGGAACGCAACCTAAACACCGTCGAGCTTCCCAAGGTGATGCCCGTCTACACACTTGGTGATTTCCTTGATCGGCTTTGGAATGCGTTCCAAGGCGGTCCAACATTCCCGAGTCCGCCGTTTCAAGTCACCGGCTGGTCCGGCCAGCTCACGAACGCTGACAACTTCAAGCGACGTCACACAGGAACATTTGGCCCATCCAACGAGCCGCTCTCATTTGCGTACGGCTGCAATGTGTTTGGCGGCAATTGCTCGCCGTATCATGTTGAAGTCGACTCTGCTGGCAGCTTCGGCAGTATTCCTGGTCAGGGCTTCCAGCTTGCGCCGGGAGACTCCGGTAGCCCGTTGACGTTCAACGAGAACGGAGTGCCCACGGCGTTTGCAGTCTACAAGGGCCGGTACGCCAGTGTTGGGACCGCGTTCGGCACCATCTTCTATTTCTCCCCGACCTTCGACACGCCGCACGGTGGAAGGAACGGGGAATTCCTGCGTCAGTTCATCGAAGACGCCGACAACGACGACGTGAACGACAAGGTGGACAACTGCGCTCCGTCGCGCTGCAAGATGATGCTGCAATGCTACAACCCGAATCAGGAAGACGGTGACGGCGACGGCATCGGCGATAGCTGCGACAACTGTCCTGGCGTTGCCAATGCGGATCAAACGGATACGGACAAAGACTTCACTGGGGACGCGTGTGATCCCTGTCCCGAAGTTCCGGGCACCAAGGGTCCGGACGCGGATGGTGATGGAATTCCGGATTTCTGTGACAAGTGCCCGCACCTCAACAAGGACTACCCGACCTGCCATGTCGGCGCGTGTCCGTTTGCGTACGATGGCCACTGCATACCTCAAACGAACAAGTGCAGCGTTCAGGCGGATCTGGATCAGGACGGCGTTGGCGACGAGTGCGATGCCTGTCCAGGCTTCACGAGCTCGGACCTCGTGGCCAACTCCAACACCACGGCAGAGGAGCGCGAGCAGACCGACGCGCAAGGCGACCTGTGCGAGAACGTTCCGCAGTTCATCGCTCGCTCGGTGCGCGTCTCGGTGAAAGAAGTGCCAAGCGGGTATCCCGATCCCAGCGCAGTGCCGAATCCCCGCAACACCATTCTGCTGGACTCGACCGCGACCATTGGCCGGGTCTACGATCCCATCGGCTACAACAACGGAAAGGACCACACCCCCGTCACTGCCAGCGTGGGGTTCAGGTTCTGTGATTGCTGGGACAACCTGAAAGGCGCGTTCCAGAACAAGGAGCAGTGCCTGGTTGCGGGAGGGGCCTGTGACCCAGATCCGGATGCGTACGACGTCGCAGGTTCCAGCTGGAGACAGGTGACGGTAGGAAGCTCCTATCCCAGCTTTTCCAAGTACGCGGTTCCCAAGTCTCCCTCTGAGGCGCGCGGCGCTACCTTTCAGCGCTCTGGCGGCTACACCAGCTCGTTGTTCCTGAACACGGAGGTGGACTACGCCAACGCTGATGAGCAAGAGGACACGCGGATCGGTCGTCGGGAGATGCTGTCCTGGCGCTGGGCTGAGGATCTGGCCGTGAACGGGCTGGGAGGCAATGTGGCCGCCCACAACGTGCCGCCCGTGCCTCAACTGGAGGTCGGCGGGGTGTTCTGGACACACACGCTGTACACGCCCTTCATCAACGGGCCGCTCTTTCGCGACAACGTCACGCAGGGACGCCTCCGCGACGTCTACACCTACGCCAGCAGCACCTTCTTCACGCTGGAGTGGGCGAAGATCGTGTACGACGGCGGTATCGATTGCATTGGCGGCGGTGATTGCGGGCCGGTCTGGGACGATAACCTGTTGGTGAGCGTCGTGCAGCCCGTGGTGGACCCCTACCAGCGCGCAGGCCTGTCGAGCGTCGTGCCGCATCCGGCGCTTCTACTGCCTGCGAACGGCAAGGTCGCGGCTGTGGATTTCGCGGAGCCGAGTGTGGACGTCACGGCGTTCGTCTCGCCAACGGTCCAGCAGATGATCCTCTCCGGCGGCTATGACTGGCTGAGCCCCGTGGAGCGTTCGGATCGCTCGAACCAGCGGCTTCAAGCGACCGCGTTCGTAGCGATTCCGTCGGTGTGGACGCAGGACTCGAAGATCGTGGAGGTCGTCAGGACGGCCGAAGGCGCTCTCTCGGTCGCTCGCTCCGAGGGCTCCGTCGCCTGTCCGGCTGGCTCGGTGCTGTCGTCGTGCGCAGCAGGCGTGCGCTGCGTGGTGCCGTGCGATGGCGTGGTGGGGGACGACCCGGCGCGCGACATCGAGGCGGATCCAAGCTGCGTGCTCGTGGCCAATCCGTCGTTTACGGATGAGTCGGAGTTCACCTGCACCACGAATTCCTCCGGGGCCTGTGGCGCCGGAACGGTCGCTTGCTCCTCGGGTTGTTTCGTTCCCTGTGATGGCTCCGTTGGCTGCGTGCCAAACGGCAAGTTTGGTGACGAGTTGCCCGAGCTCTGCGGCTCGCCGGCGCAGACCAGCGCCACGGCGATGGCACAGCCGGCTTTCAGCGAAACGGCGTTTCAGGCTTCGCCAACATCCCCCTTCGTGCCAGGCGACAGGCTCGGTGCAAGCTCGCTGTTCGCGTCGACCGAACGGTCTGTGTTCCTGGTGGGTGGCGAGCGCGATGGCAATCCCACGGGTGAGGTTTGGCGCTACGATCTCGAGCAGCGTGCTTGGCATCACGAGTTGTTCGATAGCGTGTTGCCACCGCAGGATGTGCTGGCCACTGCCTATAGTCCAGTCCAGCGCCGGCTGTACGTCTTGGATGCGACGCGCAAGCCGGTCACCGGGTTCGGTGTCGATGACGTGTTCTCGTCCGGTATCAAGGGTGGGCCGCATGGGAAGGGGCCGAAGTTCGGGAAGCATGGCAAGCACGGCCACCCCCACGGTCACGGCCCATCGGGCGCTGAGGCTATCCGGGTTCGGCTGGTCGTGCACGACCTGAGTGAAGGAACGAGCACACTGCTCGGCAGTTGGAAGCGGACTGGGGCTTTCGATCGCTTCGCACTCGGGACTTACGATGACGGCACCGTCGTCCTTCTGCTGAGCGGCGACAAGAAGCACACCACGCTCGCCATGCGCGCCACTTCCGCCACGCCGTTCAAGTGGACTGGGATTCGAGTTCTTCCCGGTCGCCTCGCGGCCCGGCCGGTGTTGACCCTGCGCGGCCTCGTGGTGCCGCTTTCTGACAAGGGGAATGGGGGGCATCTCGAGGCGGTGGAAGAAACGGCATTTGCGCCGTCGAGTAGCGCGCCGCAGTCGCTATGA
- a CDS encoding Fpg/Nei family DNA glycosylase, which yields MPEGDTLRRLAERLDGVLRGQRITAFESNLPRLAGVELAGCTVTGVDARGKHLLISFDDGRTLHSHLGMRGKWMVLRAGTGRPAAPSHRVRVVLTAGATRVLCRDAPTVELLRDRELSHHRVLSALGPDLSRADVDVAEAVARLRALGSVTIAEALLEQRALAGIGNVYKSEVLFLCGARPTAPVSTFGDAELSRMVTVASKLLRKNRRGRRTTRFSSDGPRVWVYDRTGERCLRCGDRIASLGQGELARRTYFCPTCQA from the coding sequence GTGCCCGAGGGTGACACGCTTCGTCGCCTCGCCGAGCGCCTGGACGGCGTGCTCCGCGGGCAGCGCATCACGGCGTTCGAGAGCAACCTTCCGCGTCTCGCGGGCGTGGAGCTCGCGGGCTGCACCGTGACCGGCGTGGACGCTCGCGGCAAGCACTTGCTCATTTCCTTCGACGACGGGCGCACCCTGCACAGCCACCTCGGGATGCGCGGCAAGTGGATGGTGCTGCGCGCCGGCACCGGTCGCCCCGCCGCGCCCTCGCACCGCGTGCGCGTGGTGCTCACCGCGGGCGCCACGCGCGTGCTGTGTCGCGACGCACCCACGGTGGAGCTGCTTCGCGATCGCGAGCTTTCGCACCATCGCGTGCTCTCGGCGCTCGGTCCCGATCTGTCCCGCGCCGACGTGGACGTTGCCGAAGCCGTGGCCCGGCTTCGCGCTCTGGGCAGCGTCACCATCGCCGAAGCGCTGCTCGAGCAGCGCGCCCTGGCCGGCATCGGCAACGTGTACAAATCCGAGGTGCTGTTCCTGTGCGGTGCGCGGCCCACGGCGCCGGTGTCCACGTTCGGCGACGCCGAGCTCTCCCGCATGGTCACCGTCGCCTCCAAGCTGCTGCGGAAGAACCGCCGCGGCCGGCGCACCACGCGCTTTTCCAGCGATGGCCCCCGCGTCTGGGTCTACGACCGCACCGGCGAGCGGTGCCTTCGCTGCGGCGACCGCATCGCGTCCCTCGGTCAGGGCGAGCTCGCGCGCAGGACGTACTTTTGCCCGACCTGCCAGGCCTGA
- a CDS encoding sigma-70 family RNA polymerase sigma factor, which translates to MTEPQDVGAARDPELSGLLARGDLRSAGQWLVERYARDVVGLCRAMVRERHLAEDLAQDTFSNAFVELGGFRQDASARTWLLTIARNQCIDHIRRTKRAPLQEWGDDGFEPDEHADPAPLAVERFLDQREIQLALDTLAESERALVVLRFRHGLDYPELANVFGVKQGTVRMRLSRALGRMRNQLEALQAPEEAAFGAPPPRQAEEALAERGRATTGARPRTAALPPAAAAPPPAPGAAPPPPPPAAPAMAGAPLPRVSAPKRKSRSLWQSLSDWLRGRRDEPVEAALDEDVPSLALRQRLDALVAKLPR; encoded by the coding sequence ATGACCGAGCCCCAGGATGTTGGTGCGGCGCGAGACCCGGAGCTGTCCGGCCTCTTGGCGCGGGGTGACCTTCGCAGCGCCGGGCAGTGGCTCGTGGAGCGTTACGCGCGGGACGTCGTGGGGCTGTGTCGCGCCATGGTGCGCGAGCGACACCTGGCGGAAGATCTCGCGCAGGACACCTTCAGCAACGCGTTCGTGGAGCTCGGCGGGTTTCGTCAGGACGCTTCGGCGCGGACGTGGCTCCTGACCATCGCGCGCAATCAGTGCATCGATCACATCCGGCGCACCAAGCGCGCGCCCTTGCAGGAGTGGGGCGACGACGGCTTCGAACCGGACGAGCACGCGGATCCGGCACCGCTCGCCGTCGAGCGGTTCCTCGATCAACGCGAGATCCAGCTTGCCCTCGACACGCTGGCCGAGAGCGAGCGCGCCCTCGTCGTGCTGCGCTTTCGTCACGGTCTCGACTATCCGGAGCTGGCGAACGTGTTCGGCGTGAAGCAGGGCACGGTGCGCATGCGGCTGAGTCGCGCTCTCGGTCGCATGCGCAACCAGCTGGAGGCGCTCCAAGCCCCGGAGGAAGCCGCGTTCGGCGCGCCGCCACCGCGGCAAGCGGAGGAAGCGCTCGCCGAGCGCGGTCGAGCGACCACCGGAGCGCGACCTCGGACCGCCGCGTTGCCGCCGGCTGCCGCAGCGCCGCCCCCCGCGCCTGGCGCAGCGCCTCCGCCGCCTCCACCGGCGGCGCCTGCCATGGCTGGCGCTCCGCTTCCGCGCGTGAGCGCACCGAAGCGCAAGAGCCGCTCCCTGTGGCAGTCGCTTTCGGATTGGCTGCGTGGACGGCGCGACGAGCCGGTCGAGGCGGCTCTTGACGAGGATGTGCCCAGCCTTGCGCTCCGCCAGCGCCTCGACGCGCTGGTCGCGAAGCTGCCGCGGTGA